From one Peredibacter starrii genomic stretch:
- a CDS encoding TonB-dependent siderophore receptor — protein MMYVYIIFFFLLSIQAAENLEEIQVTEDQATQLSDFTGFTTPLSKIPLSIKAYSDQDLQKAQVKRLSDITTLDASVTDSYNSTGYWDIISIRGFPLDNKNNFQREGLPISAETSIPLENKERIEILKGISGVQAGVAGPSGLVNYVVKRPTIERKTILRLDLSERQNVLGAIDLSVPINEKLRTRTNIAQENLDPKVKDTNGSRSLLAHALDYRFSEMDSIEGEIEWSRQSQPSVPGYGLLGNKLPHPLDPTLNLNNQSWSKPVEFEGLTGTIKYVRALNDYWRTDVLLGAQNLVTDDRLAYPYGCSKENVFDRYCADGTFDVYDYRSENERRFSRSAKFSVTGEIPGTVIQNLNFGAWSHSYQEKMGGQAYNFVGEGNVDGSADLPANPQKNDPGTNRLARNLDFFIFDQLSYSKWNVWAGVRQSNISRSSKRTDGTSGTHYQQSFVLPWLALSYQFSKFMTYMSYGQGIESFVTPNRGGYTNKGEFLPNVISRQWETGLRGTESVQWGLSLFQVKRPVVLDQDPIFATDGVAQQQGLEFDLAHKYQRFLYGFSLMKLNVERQDAKIVREFNGKKVINVPDETVRGFINYEVPKINGLNLELRLIHEGRRAVVSDNSIMLPDWTRWDIGISYLRKQMLLRFYVENIGNKRYWRESPTQYGHVYLFPGAVQTANFNIVYTL, from the coding sequence ATGATGTATGTTTACATCATTTTCTTTTTCTTATTATCAATCCAGGCCGCAGAGAACTTAGAAGAAATCCAGGTCACAGAAGATCAAGCTACCCAGCTCTCTGACTTCACCGGTTTTACAACTCCTCTTTCTAAAATTCCACTGTCGATTAAGGCCTATAGCGACCAGGACCTGCAAAAAGCACAGGTAAAGCGACTATCTGATATAACCACCTTGGATGCATCAGTTACAGACAGCTACAACTCCACCGGCTATTGGGACATTATCTCCATCAGAGGTTTTCCTCTGGATAATAAAAATAATTTTCAGCGGGAAGGTCTGCCTATTTCAGCAGAGACCTCCATCCCTCTTGAAAATAAAGAGCGAATTGAAATTTTAAAAGGCATCTCTGGCGTTCAGGCCGGTGTAGCGGGGCCTTCTGGTCTGGTCAACTATGTAGTTAAAAGACCAACGATTGAAAGGAAAACAATATTACGTCTTGATCTAAGTGAGAGACAAAATGTTTTAGGCGCCATTGATCTCAGTGTTCCTATTAATGAGAAGCTTCGAACACGTACGAATATTGCGCAGGAAAATCTTGATCCTAAAGTTAAAGATACCAATGGTTCTCGCTCTCTTCTGGCCCATGCATTGGATTACCGTTTTTCAGAGATGGATTCAATCGAAGGTGAAATTGAATGGTCTCGCCAATCGCAACCATCTGTTCCGGGCTACGGCCTTTTAGGAAATAAGTTACCTCATCCTCTGGATCCGACTCTCAATTTGAACAATCAGTCCTGGAGCAAACCTGTTGAATTTGAGGGACTAACCGGAACTATAAAATACGTCCGGGCCCTGAATGATTACTGGAGAACAGATGTTCTTTTGGGAGCACAAAATTTAGTCACAGACGACAGGCTCGCCTATCCCTATGGTTGTTCAAAAGAAAATGTTTTTGATCGTTACTGTGCTGACGGAACCTTTGATGTTTATGACTATCGAAGTGAGAATGAACGACGCTTTTCCAGGTCCGCAAAATTTTCAGTCACAGGAGAAATTCCTGGAACCGTCATTCAGAATTTAAACTTTGGAGCATGGTCGCATTCCTATCAAGAGAAGATGGGTGGCCAGGCCTATAATTTCGTAGGAGAAGGAAATGTTGATGGTTCAGCAGACCTTCCGGCCAATCCCCAAAAGAACGACCCCGGAACAAATCGCCTTGCCCGTAATCTCGATTTTTTTATCTTCGATCAATTGAGTTACTCAAAGTGGAACGTCTGGGCGGGTGTGCGCCAATCAAACATTTCTCGAAGTAGTAAGCGAACGGATGGGACGAGTGGCACTCATTATCAGCAAAGCTTTGTCTTGCCATGGCTTGCACTCTCTTATCAATTTTCAAAATTTATGACCTATATGAGTTATGGTCAAGGAATTGAGTCCTTTGTAACTCCCAATCGCGGAGGTTACACAAATAAAGGAGAATTCCTTCCCAATGTTATCAGCCGACAATGGGAAACGGGATTAAGAGGCACTGAATCCGTTCAATGGGGATTGAGTCTCTTTCAGGTAAAGCGTCCGGTTGTTCTTGATCAAGATCCCATTTTTGCAACCGACGGAGTGGCCCAACAGCAGGGCCTTGAGTTTGATCTTGCCCATAAGTATCAGCGCTTTTTATATGGTTTTTCTTTGATGAAACTGAATGTTGAAAGACAAGACGCCAAGATCGTTCGAGAGTTTAACGGCAAAAAAGTCATTAACGTCCCTGACGAAACGGTTCGAGGATTCATTAACTATGAAGTTCCGAAAATTAACGGACTCAATCTAGAGTTGAGACTCATTCATGAAGGAAGACGAGCGGTTGTTTCGGACAATTCGATAATGCTTCCAGATTGGACCAGATGGGACATAGGCATTTCGTATCTAAGAAAACAAATGCTTCTACGCTTTTACGTAGAGAACATCGGGAACAAACGCTACTGGCGCGAGTCCCCTACTCAATACGGACACGTTTACTTATTCCCGGGGGCCGTGCAAACCGCGAACTTTAATATCGTCTATACACTTTAG
- a CDS encoding alpha/beta hydrolase, translating into MATQETSNTSELKNFTPPGRDIVLIHGLWLTPLCWENWIKRFNEHGYNVIAPAWPGLEDRTIDDIRKDPTLLRGLGVEEIVNHYDKIIRSLSRAPIIMGHSMGGLITQLLLDRGLGCSGVAIDSVQTRGVLNLPLSTIRVAWPILSNPLDTNGITELTLEQFRFAFTNNLSEEESREVFEKFSIPGPKRPLLQAAFANFNPNAVTKVNYENINRAPLLFVASGNDHTVPASINKENANRYKTTTITDYREFPERTHYTFGETGWEEVADFCLNWAVDQTDMFESQAVLH; encoded by the coding sequence ATGGCCACTCAAGAAACAAGCAACACTTCAGAGTTAAAGAATTTTACTCCACCTGGACGTGATATTGTTCTTATTCACGGTCTGTGGCTCACGCCACTATGTTGGGAGAATTGGATAAAACGATTCAATGAACATGGTTATAATGTCATTGCACCTGCATGGCCCGGACTTGAAGATCGAACCATTGATGACATCAGAAAAGATCCTACGCTTTTAAGAGGATTAGGAGTGGAGGAGATAGTGAATCACTATGATAAAATCATTCGTTCTCTCTCAAGGGCCCCGATCATCATGGGGCATTCAATGGGCGGTCTGATTACTCAATTGCTGCTAGATAGGGGATTGGGGTGTTCAGGTGTTGCGATTGATTCTGTTCAAACCCGTGGTGTTTTAAATTTGCCGCTCTCTACAATTCGAGTTGCTTGGCCAATTCTTTCGAATCCTCTGGATACAAACGGAATCACTGAATTGACCTTAGAGCAATTTAGGTTTGCCTTTACCAATAACTTGTCAGAAGAAGAATCAAGAGAGGTCTTTGAAAAGTTCTCTATTCCTGGACCGAAACGACCACTGCTTCAGGCGGCGTTTGCTAATTTCAATCCCAATGCTGTTACGAAAGTAAATTATGAGAATATTAACCGAGCTCCGCTACTCTTCGTTGCGAGTGGAAATGATCACACCGTTCCAGCTTCAATCAATAAAGAGAATGCCAATCGGTACAAGACCACAACAATAACAGATTATCGGGAATTTCCGGAACGAACTCACTACACTTTTGGTGAAACAGGTTGGGAAGAAGTGGCCGACTTTTGCTTGAACTGGGCAGTTGATCAAACTGACATGTTCGAAAGTCAGGCCGTCCTTCATTAG
- a CDS encoding DUF4242 domain-containing protein gives MKKFLVERNIPDLGKNSEDEFQNPDSHVEWKESIVTADKVFCVYEAENEEAVRVHVMQGNLPVNRISEIKTVLTPESEHMRFRVPDIEKPIDRLLT, from the coding sequence ATGAAGAAGTTTCTAGTCGAGCGAAACATTCCGGATCTTGGAAAGAATTCCGAAGACGAATTTCAAAATCCTGATTCGCATGTCGAATGGAAAGAATCCATCGTCACCGCAGACAAAGTTTTTTGTGTCTATGAGGCGGAGAATGAAGAGGCCGTGAGAGTCCATGTTATGCAGGGTAATTTACCGGTAAATCGAATATCAGAGATTAAGACGGTACTCACTCCAGAATCCGAGCACATGCGCTTTAGAGTGCCGGATATTGAAAAGCCAATTGATCGATTATTGACTTAA
- a CDS encoding cyclic nucleotide-binding domain-containing protein, which produces MAESLKLDQIRPVLKPCSLYEGEKNIVVEDSESKSQVVLPKENQEILELLNGKHSIKDISSALYHSQGKVSFHSIITTIKLLNEAKLLEGVGNHFEGLPEDKSPHEQKTSILNRTILELQLFKRVKVPFKNDNLFFGLVAVLFGAFANFECFTSLNLESFLKNDLGYEEAILRVFLISSLLMSMRALFQGALLLTSVGSFYGPYLRFYPYAVALGVNDNSIYSHSKKSVIVAYGVMSSLLYGVSCCLLTLIPGLKNYANDVAIVSILLTFMEMNPYRRSDLTKLFYFFYADTQLKNIMPYLKNCSLSGILNDTGAKISDEIRYVVYSVLSLGWAVGFTLFSFEVVLKSFPGLFYQIQLGQDLSKYSAVAVLASLLFITGYLLIDLFHTLVKNILSPLMVPLSKFKGSSKIYKAQDLSIDELHANLKKNMLFNQFGDDAITFLLEKASIKTMKKGDTLILQGDSSRHVYYLVRGSVNVNVREKTGRTKHIVTLGSNVVLGEMAILGQQKRSANVVAAEEIVYLELHEKIFSDLMTMDQFKQDYEKLRNRIEISQFVSSANMFKDFPPEIMNLFVEAGDLVIFPKGHSVVDQGENDKTFYLLIRGKVEIVKDDKTIAELGQGDFFGEVALIANVPRTATVNTLEESLFLYIEDKKFWKILSENIELAMYIESVGRHRMVEAKAA; this is translated from the coding sequence ATGGCCGAATCCTTAAAATTAGACCAAATACGCCCTGTCCTTAAACCTTGTAGCCTTTACGAAGGCGAGAAGAATATCGTGGTGGAGGACTCTGAGAGTAAATCTCAAGTTGTTCTTCCTAAAGAGAACCAGGAAATTCTTGAACTTCTCAATGGTAAACATAGTATCAAAGACATCTCTTCCGCTCTTTATCATTCACAGGGGAAGGTGAGTTTTCACTCCATAATCACAACCATCAAACTTCTGAATGAAGCAAAACTTCTTGAAGGGGTAGGGAATCATTTTGAGGGCCTACCGGAAGATAAAAGTCCTCATGAGCAAAAGACCTCAATCCTAAATCGTACAATTTTAGAATTGCAGTTATTCAAACGAGTTAAAGTTCCATTTAAAAATGATAATTTGTTTTTTGGCCTGGTGGCAGTGCTCTTCGGGGCCTTTGCAAACTTTGAGTGCTTCACGTCTTTGAACCTGGAGAGTTTTCTAAAAAACGATTTAGGCTATGAAGAGGCGATCCTCCGAGTCTTTCTTATTTCATCTCTTCTAATGAGCATGAGGGCGCTTTTTCAAGGTGCACTTCTATTGACCTCAGTAGGTTCTTTTTATGGGCCATACTTAAGGTTTTACCCCTATGCAGTTGCCTTAGGGGTGAATGATAACTCTATATACTCTCATTCGAAAAAGTCCGTCATTGTTGCCTATGGCGTGATGTCTTCATTACTTTATGGAGTATCATGTTGTCTTCTGACTCTGATTCCGGGACTAAAGAATTATGCTAATGATGTGGCCATCGTTTCAATACTTCTGACATTCATGGAGATGAACCCATATCGCAGAAGTGATCTCACCAAGTTGTTCTACTTTTTCTATGCCGATACTCAATTAAAAAATATCATGCCTTATCTAAAGAATTGTTCCCTCTCGGGCATTCTGAATGATACTGGTGCTAAAATTTCAGATGAAATTCGCTACGTTGTGTATTCAGTCCTGTCTCTTGGTTGGGCAGTGGGCTTCACGCTATTTAGTTTTGAAGTTGTCCTTAAAAGTTTTCCGGGTCTTTTTTATCAGATTCAATTGGGACAAGATCTAAGTAAATATTCAGCAGTTGCTGTGCTTGCTTCTTTATTGTTCATTACCGGCTATCTCTTGATTGATCTCTTTCACACTCTCGTAAAAAATATCCTTTCGCCGTTAATGGTTCCACTTTCGAAATTCAAGGGCAGTTCAAAGATTTATAAGGCGCAAGATCTCTCAATTGATGAACTCCATGCTAACTTGAAGAAAAACATGCTTTTCAATCAGTTTGGTGATGATGCCATCACATTCTTATTGGAAAAAGCCTCAATAAAGACCATGAAGAAAGGTGATACCTTAATTCTTCAAGGCGATTCAAGTCGCCATGTCTATTACCTGGTACGCGGAAGTGTGAATGTAAATGTGCGCGAGAAAACGGGTAGAACAAAACACATTGTGACCCTTGGATCAAATGTCGTTTTGGGTGAGATGGCGATCCTGGGACAACAGAAACGCAGTGCCAATGTGGTGGCGGCCGAAGAAATTGTTTATCTTGAGCTTCATGAAAAGATCTTCTCTGATCTCATGACCATGGATCAGTTTAAGCAGGATTACGAAAAGCTGAGAAATAGAATTGAGATCTCGCAGTTTGTTTCTTCCGCTAACATGTTCAAAGATTTCCCGCCGGAGATCATGAATCTTTTTGTTGAAGCTGGGGATCTGGTCATCTTCCCGAAGGGCCATAGTGTAGTAGATCAGGGAGAGAATGATAAAACATTCTATCTCCTTATCCGAGGAAAGGTTGAAATCGTTAAAGACGACAAAACGATCGCCGAGTTGGGCCAGGGAGATTTCTTTGGCGAAGTGGCGCTTATCGCCAATGTTCCGAGAACGGCCACGGTCAACACTCTTGAAGAAAGTCTTTTTCTTTATATTGAAGATAAAAAGTTCTGGAAAATCCTGTCTGAGAACATTGAACTCGCGATGTACATTGAAAGTGTCGGTCGTCACCGTATGGTGGAGGCGAAAGCGGCATGA
- a CDS encoding SRPBCC family protein translates to MANEVNMTKFFPIDSETLFNYFVQPNLIEQWAYPEGMTLKIPEFDAKVNGRYRYEHTGKDGQYLCTGHIKELVPGKKLIQFDEEIKGPDGKTLYQNLESGVEFFSKPGGTEIRLYQRGFEDEEGAVECEQGWQQSLDHLSDIVGKEAGFQRGVDESEQWPDVRG, encoded by the coding sequence ATGGCAAATGAAGTGAACATGACAAAATTTTTTCCCATAGATAGTGAGACGTTGTTCAATTATTTTGTGCAACCGAATCTCATTGAGCAGTGGGCCTATCCAGAAGGGATGACGCTTAAAATTCCTGAGTTTGATGCCAAGGTGAATGGGAGATATCGCTATGAACACACTGGAAAAGACGGACAATATCTTTGCACTGGTCATATTAAAGAATTGGTCCCGGGTAAAAAACTTATTCAATTTGATGAAGAGATTAAAGGACCGGATGGTAAGACTCTTTACCAAAACCTTGAGAGTGGAGTGGAGTTTTTCTCCAAACCTGGAGGCACAGAAATCCGTCTCTATCAGCGGGGATTTGAAGATGAAGAGGGCGCTGTGGAATGTGAGCAAGGCTGGCAACAAAGTCTGGATCATCTCAGTGACATCGTCGGAAAGGAAGCTGGGTTTCAGCGTGGAGTTGATGAATCTGAACAGTGGCCCGATGTAAGAGGCTGA